AGGTGATTTCGTGaacaagaaaatatcagaataaatcgatttgtaaacaaactgagtataatcaaatgattatttttaattaatggcAAATTTAAACATACGAGTAATAAAAACTCCTGAAAATAAGTAATGGTCACTGGAGGATATAGCAGTCTTTCGATCTATCtcagaataattggactttaagtttaaagagcaatgttttggaACCCTGAAGTGTCTACTTTCCTAAACAGTACGTCTACTTGTCTAAGTGGAACAGTATTTATGTGCGTGAAGAAACACTTCTGGCTTgatcaattatatttcacatgCCATAGGTGAGTTTGTTTTGTTAACACAAtatcatgtgtgtgtgtgtgtgtgtgtgtgtgtgtgtgtgtgtgtgtgtgtgtgttggtctGGAAAGTTTAGTTCTGTTAAAAAAAGACTACGTTCGGCTATTTTATCTACTTTTGGTCTAATGTATTTCGGTACGGATAACCTGTTGAGTGCGTAATACTCACGTAGGCCACAgggaattttaaaatcaaattgtggTTTTCTAGGGGATGAAACCCTTTTAAAACCTTTATAGATGGTTTATGTTCAtacaaataatttgtgttttctCTGAATGCCATGAGGTATGTATGTAACaaatttcttagaaaaaaaatcttttagaaCATTGGGAAGTTGGAAAAaatagttcttctaggggtttATACCCCATTTCAAACCCTATGAGTATTTGATCCTTATGAAAATTGACTTTGTCTATTGTGTGTTTGCCATGAGTATTTAAAATGTCTCGTTATAAACCATAGggaagttaaaacaaatatataattcttcTAGGAATTGCAACCCCATTTAAACCCCCTATGCGTAGTTGATCTTCGTTTAAAATCTTCTATGCGTCTGTCGAGATCATATGTAACGTTtgtgtcaaatttcatttttccaggatatcaatgtaaaaaaacaaaatataggttCTTCTAGGATCCCCATTTCAATCCCTACCAATgattgatctttatgaaaatgcgTAAACTATAACATACCTCTATATTTTACACTTCATTCACTAAATAACATCACTTGCTTCgttcaattaacttttatgtaCGCTGCATAACTTTTATCATCAAACTTTAGCGTTTGTTTTTCCAAATTAGTTACACCACTCAAGCTAATTTTAACACATTGCTATTTCATAAAAGCTTCAAGCCATATCTTTTACATTTTAGCCAATTTTcgagtttgaaaattttatattaataattgtttacttttgtttgtacCATTTCAATTGGCAAACTGTCTGACAATGTGCCGTGAACTTTGGAaatgaagatggtaatttttgtaCTCTTTTATCAATACCAGTAagagaatagtttttaaattaaattaaactttatgatTAATATGCATTACATAAGTACAATAAAACAAAGGAGTTAGCAAATAGCAGGGGTTAGATATTATTCAAAGGCACTTTAGCTcaagtaataaaacatatgttacaATGCCACATTACAAGTAAatgcttattaattaaaattcaaatattgttatccacccaaatactattatattacttGCTTATTGTTCATggatataatactatataatgaGATCTTAATTAGGCTAATAAGATCAATAATTCAGCACATCTGTACATTTATCAGTTGCTTTGGTTTTTGTACTGCTTTGAGaactttactgttttaatatcgattatattataatacaaagtaaTTCTCATCaagtaagtataaattaatttattaatttttttttaattaagtcatttacaaatgtattgtGTGTTCTCTTTAAACAGGATATAAAGTAAAGGAAAcactacatttttattgtaataaagctTAATACAGTGAATATCAcaatagacaaataaataaatagtgcaaTGTTACATTGATAGTGTTCCTTAGCATTGCCGATCATAACATTAAATATCCTACAGGAGATAGGAGCCTCCTCTTTGGTTATCAACacagattttaaatatgattttcttCAACTGTCCTCAACGGTCTTCAGATCTGTAACATAATATgagtatataatacatttacatcatatttaaaatcacatagtaataatattattttgtgtcatATTCGTAACCTAGCATAACACAACATACGCGTAGATTGTAGACACTCGGTTACTctgtataaaatttcattttgtggagaaaaaacttaatatatatatatatatatatatatatatatatatatatatatatatatatatattagttacatCATGTTCGGactcatttatgaataaattatgtcgTATCCTTAGTTATTGtcactaaaacatttttctttgagatattttattttaaagataataattgaCACTTTAGATAAGTTTggacaaatatttttatcctcaCACGTGTGTTATAATTGAGATTTATGGGAATAGCAGAATCCTTTCTTTTTATGGTGATTTATAGTATAGATGGTTCAATGTTTTTATGTTAACACTTatgtattattactattgttCTCAAGGTTATTTGAATGTTGTAGTTAATATTGGCAGGAACGTCCCGTAAGTAAATGAATaggtcagttttattttttaagataattggACCTAAAACGAAGATTCTTAGGATTTAATCtgtttcatttacattatatgaacTGAATTAGTCAAACAAGTATactgttttttaaacaaaggcaCACTTTTCAGGATGATAGTGCAGCATGCTAATGTTTTATGGACAgtttaaagttcatattttgcaacatattttacaatctacgtctagaatataaaattaaatgtttataaataattgaatattttgataTAGAAATACACCATTATTTACATATAGGTTACAAATGTACTCTCGCGTATCATATTACGAAGACACAAGTTGTTTCTTGATAACACAGATATATAATGAGAAACGGCAACAAAGAAAATCGTGGATACgagtgtttttatgaatattgcaGTTAAGCTATTTTCTTTCATGTTAAACTGACTGCTAAACTACAGACAATGTGTGTTTTTATACTGATCATTTCTATATAGTTGttcataaataatgtacatatatttttattagttctaaacTTTTTTGGTtcttttatatgattaaaaagaaACTATACTGACAGGCTAATGTAGGAAGCAGTGTTTAGTATTAAGCTTCATTTTCGTGTAACATCGTTAAACTAATGTATTTCAACTGTGTGACTCGTGacatctaaaattaaatacagtattagccaCAATAAgcagtactgaactctggctagtttgtttctacagttcaaaggttgtccagtttgtatcctgtaaGGAATACCACCAATGTTTTTGACCATTCTTCACATTgtcgtattgctaatattcagtttaagaggagctcgcattaggcttcttttcAATGACTGTAACACAtgctgcaacactcttccgtggttttaATTTCTACAGACAGTAGTCGagcgacctgaaaagccctttcgctgtgtcgaaacactacctgttcttcgaaaatgttcaacaacacagaatcacagcattactaggtGGGTTTTTGttgaaatgttcctgaaaacgtaatgctgtgtatgacaagcttggcccacccgcacgtccaattccaAATGAGTGAAAATAATTAtctacgataaaaactttctctaccgttcTTACCACCATGTTACctaaaactaacctcaaataagaaagaagtaatgaacacgaagccgtggcaacaatcgacaaCTGAATTAGCTAGCAAAtggagaaggcaactacagctgattcagtttcagtactgtttattatggctaatactgtatatttatagccacCATTAAATTGCTTACCATTATTAGATTCACTGTTGACTTCACTGACGGAGGGGAGCTCGGTAACTGCTGCTGACTTTTGACTATCATCTAAATTGACGGTTGGTATTGAGTCTTTATTATCATCTGTAAGATAAACAATGCGTTTATTTTTTGTATAGGCCtaactataatttacaaataattgtttttcttgtgCTTGACGATAttggtaatataaattattcataaaataacaaaactgttttaaataaagctataaaATGCGGTTTGTTGTTTTATGATGATTTATTTACGGTTAAATCAGTTAAGGTGATTTCTGGCATGGTAAACTGATGACAGCAGAAAGGTAGAAGGTAGTTTTACGATCTTATACGGAGCAGTTTTACATAGACGTTTTAGAATATGtggtgtaaacattttaaaatatttttcccagTTCCACTTCCTCCTACGAACATTGATACtaacattataacaatttttaattacgttATCTTTGCAAGCTTATGTCATCTgaaactgaaattatttataagtaagcATTAACAACTTGCCTTTATCAGTTTCAGTGTTGGCTTCAATCACAGGAGTGGAAACCTTGGTGTTGTTTCCATCTGGATTTCTTGCTTCCTCGTATTTTAGGTAGTGTTGATAAGCCGGTGATGATGAGGCACTGTGTGCACTTATACCATGTAGATAAGGTTGTGGAGGTAATAGTGGTGAAGGTTGGGGAATATACGGAACATATGCATCATTGCTCGGAGAAACCTGACTATTTGGCATGTTATCGTAGATCAACCCATGTCTCCTTATCGATGAAAAGTCTCCTCTTTGATGTATCGAGCTTTCGGGTGTGTTGGCAAGAGGCACTCTACCTAAAAAGAAATGTGGTTCTGCTTTCCTGCACTTAGGAAACGTTGGATAGCTAGTATCTGGAACTGAAGGTGTGCGTAGATGATGCACTACTGGTTTTGGTTGTCCATGAAAATCTGATCTTTCGTTTTCTTTTAATTGTAGCAATTTAACTTCCTCCATAAGACGGGCATCAAAGTGGGGGATATATCCGTAGGGAGTTGCTATCGGACTGTAACCTCCAGATAGGCTCCCTATGGCACTGAAGAAGCCTCCATGTCCTCCGCTAGGATGATCAGCATGATGTCCATTGATGCTTAATGAGCCATGTGCTCCATAAGAGTGATGGTGGCCAACTGTGGGTGGATTAGATAAAAGTACAGGATTTCCTACTAAGAGGTGTATTGGTTTACTAACAAAAAGTGACACGGTGTGGCCATTACCATCACCTACGCCAGCATTGTGGTTGCCAATGCCTCCTTCATGCTCTGATGACTTTACCAAAAGACCTGCTACAGGAACGCCATTCAATTTTCCAGAGGCAAGGAATCCCTCTACAGGTACTCCTTCATCAGTAACGGAAGGACTATCGTTTTCAGGACTATTCCTAGTCCAGGTTTCTTCTACTTGAACAGCAGCATGTGGACTAGAGGGATGATTTGTTGAGTCGTGAGATTCATCTGCAAGTTCGTGGTCGAATGACCGGCCGATACTTCGTTCATACTGATCGTCAAATTCATCTTTGTAATCTGTCTCACCAGACTCATAAGAGGGTATGAGAGAATGACTGTACGGGTTGTCTTCGTCTGTGGACCTGGTATATCCGTATGATGGAGGATAGGGTGAGGAGTAGGTAGATAGTAGGGGGAAAGTGCCAGATGTCAGTGACACCAGTACTTCGAGCATGAAGATTATTTTAATCTgaaacataatacataacaattatgtttataaccttaactaaaattatgttatataaaacgaAATCTTTCTTATATCATTGTAAGATTTAcctattgttttttatattaagtatttgtgttatatcaataaaacatagaaaaaacaTACTTCTAATAAGATTATGTTTTATCTAGGTTTCATAGGCGCATCAATAGCTAAACTCCTAATAATTGTTTCTCTAATGATAATCTTACTCATATACTTGCATACGTTGCATACTATGTAGTTTGAACCTAAACCTTTAGTTTCTCAAAACAACTGTTTTAAGGGTTGTGAGTTTATACTTTATCTTTGTTTAACAAAAGTGATCTTAGCTTGATTAAGAACTTTATTGCTTAGGATTATccttttagtaatataaatttcttgTTTATCTTTGTTACATTACTCTTTAAGTCAGTTATCCCAAACTAAATTAAAAAGCACCCTTTCGATGCCCGCTTTATTTTAATACGGGTTTTCTTCGTTATTGCAATATCAAACTGTACAATAATACTAagccacaaaattatttttcataagattGTCAACtagaaataattatgttatttttgtcaGATTGCAAACATTCATCACAGTTTGAAGACCGAGCATACGTTCCCACTGTAAAACGccgtttaaaaaagaaatgatattatttgtttttgcaaattttttgagattgtttttaataacaagttttaatatggcgacaatgcaaatttttaaacgcgtccatatatatctaaatttaaggcacaaaaatttagtatttcatAGTATGTTTTGCTTTGGTTCCTTTAAGGTTTTGCAAAGTAGGCTAAGGTTTATAAGTGATAGCTTCATAGCTTGtcgaaaaacatatttaataaacggaaattgtttcttattttaaccaAAATGATATGGTGATTGTAATGATATATCTCAGACAATTTCGTGAGCAAGGAAAATTTCTCTTATGGTGCAATCAGAATAACAGTAGTTTTCATGTCTGTCATTTCATCTCGAACTATCGAACAACGATtacattattatgattttaatttctaGAACATTGATGTATTCAACTTTATTCCGACTCTTTTAACTGTAATTTGAATAtatccttaatatttttaaacaatgaagaCATTCGATGACcttgaaattttactatataagtaACGTTTTATGCGAGCTAggttttttcaaaatcatttcaaaaatacttttactgTTTCAAAGTTATAGAATCTTATCAAAACTTGGCATGGCAACCATCTTTAATCCTTGCTATTTATTGATAGATTTGTATGAGCAATAGTTGTTGTAAAGGAGCTGAGAACTCCAAAACCATTTTTAGTTTGCTCTATGTCGACAAATAACTCAAAACCATGAGCACGGAAAGATTGAATTGCCGATATGTCTAAATCCTAAGCTataaccaaaagtttttaaatatacaagctTTTTATACAGTTTATCTACTTACATTTTGGTCTTggttaaatacataaacataaagctATTGCAAACTGGGGACTATCTCGACCTTAAAACTGGTTATTCTTGTATTAGTTGATCCTGGCTAAGAAACTTGTCCAAGATAGGTCTTTTTCTCTTCCACACGTGCTTTTTATAACGTCcggaattgtattttttgtgaaCTATTTGGAATATAAAGTTTTTGTGAACTGTGACCTGTAAGAATTATGTAAGCATGATGTTTACTTTGAGCCAGTTCGATATTACCGCAGCTATTGTGGTCACTAATATTTCCGTTATTTCGTTCATACTTATTTCATTAATGCTTCGCCGATTAGCTATATCACTGTCACACAACTATTTAACGAGATGAGAGTCACCACTCTCGGGGTCTCTATGTAGTTAGCTGACGCtaaatttgacatttatttgtgTGTCCAGAAGTTGATTTTAAATGGTTGAACCTAATAAAAGTTTGACCTGAacatattccaatattttaactctttttgtACCATCCTATTtctccaccaaaactagtgcgAATACATAGATTATTTCCTAGGGACATATctctataaattacaataaaatcagGTTGAGAGCTTATTTAGTGCAAATTATCTCTCGTCACCTGAACTGTTAAAGcgtatttcatttaataaaaattattaaacatatttattgcgTAAGTTTGGTACATTTTTCTTATCAAATGACATCAATACCATTTGCATTAAGTTtcttattacattacatttgatACACGTTCCAAAGTTTCTAAAAGTTCACATTGTCAGTGTATATATTGCTTCATAAGTGTATAATACAAAATCCGCATACATCCATTCCAGATATAAAAATCAACTTACATAGTATTTAAGACACACtcgtataataaaacatttaaatgttatcagttacaatttttaaaataaaaaaaaaacaatccaaaattaaatatatctagcTTCACAAGAGAGACTATTACTAATTAATGTTTCATTTAGAATGCATTTTTCAACGCTTGGTTCTctgaaatatcaaataattgttcctttgaaattgtttttttttttttagtatcgtaattaattaaatgttacaataagaGTGCTGAGTGTTGtatactaaaatgttttacattaataaaattttttaattaataagggGTCATTACAAATATACACTTGTAATAATGGGGCTTAAAATTCATCATTTTGGATAACAAGCAAATAAATACTAATTCtaagcttttaaaataacttttctcGCAAAAATGATAAAACTGTTCCAAAACTAATtcagttttagtaaattatttagatctcgtttactttgtaatattttttgtaatagggCTAGTGTTAGAGCGCTATTGAAAtccatttatgtaatttttatttgtatttcactcattgtaaatcaatgtttttttttttttaatgttagttttttgttttacaataccATTTTTAGGATTAATGGGTTCATAATCGAAAGTAtgaattaatgtatattaatatagaCGATAGAACATCATGATATTTGGAAGAGCTATAAACTAGAAAAGGGCACTCTCCTAAACTAGAATGTTCATGTTGTACTCACCATCATCCCTGCCATGATAGCTGTGTGGTAACTCCAAGACAACCGACTGAAAACAAGTGTAGTCCTTGCTAGTGTTACTTTGAGACCCCTAACTGTTGTATATATACGTGTTTAAGGCCGGTGAAATTGGGGTCAACTACCCCAGCTCAACGATAAGGATGAACGGTAAGAAGCCATAAATACCCTTTCTAAGAACAGCGCATTACACGTGAAGTTCATGCCTTTTTCAGATTACACTGTTGAACTAAATGGCATTAAAATTGctgagtaatttttataaaagagaaTATGGTGTATTAAATAGCAGTCTACCAAGTTTAATGCATCGTTTCgtaaaataaaatgcttaaagTGGTTCTGACGGAACTTTATgatccaatattttaatttttaggtctactaacgtgttttatttaatacgCCTGATATTATTACGTTATTCAAAACGTTCGTTGAACATTTTATGACgttgaagaatttttaaattccaaaccaatattttaattgtattatttaatgttaataacgAAAGTTTagaattcaataaattaattatacttgcACTTAGGTTTAGTTTAATGATGACCGTCTGAACAGAACTCTTCATTATTTAGAAGCATCTACAATACCGACATTTAAACAATACTAAAGTTTTTATActtcaatattataattagtaTTCAAATTTAATCTTAAGAAATGCATTCTATTCTTagctttaatttttctttacaaattatatatttaacaatccatagattttaagattttaattgtaCAGTACAATATATTGAATTAAGCGAACAATACAATgtgatttattcataaaataataccaCTGATTTCTATTTTTCCAGTTTCAAAAGAAGAAACTTGGGTAAGTGAAAGACTTCGCCCCCTTCTCTAGGAAAGGTCGGAAATAAAGcaaaattcggtctcgaaaaacatacagggttactcgtgggacacccagTATAGAATAAGCATAAATCTTTTAAGGATATTAAGTatactaaaatgttttagtttttagatatttgtatggtttcagaaaaaaaacttttttcattattgtttgaatatgaaaaaagtatacacattaaaaaaaaaactaaagatcgTTTGAATGCGTATTACTATATCTTAACATGAGACATTCCCATACTTCTACGATCAAAAATAAGCGAGTGCTTGACTTTTAGTGCTTGTAATCTATACGat
This Homalodisca vitripennis isolate AUS2020 chromosome 3, UT_GWSS_2.1, whole genome shotgun sequence DNA region includes the following protein-coding sequences:
- the LOC124357594 gene encoding uncharacterized protein LOC124357594, with amino-acid sequence MLEVLVSLTSGTFPLLSTYSSPYPPSYGYTRSTDEDNPYSHSLIPSYESGETDYKDEFDDQYERSIGRSFDHELADESHDSTNHPSSPHAAVQVEETWTRNSPENDSPSVTDEGVPVEGFLASGKLNGVPVAGLLVKSSEHEGGIGNHNAGVGDGNGHTVSLFVSKPIHLLVGNPVLLSNPPTVGHHHSYGAHGSLSINGHHADHPSGGHGGFFSAIGSLSGGYSPIATPYGYIPHFDARLMEEVKLLQLKENERSDFHGQPKPVVHHLRTPSVPDTSYPTFPKCRKAEPHFFLGRVPLANTPESSIHQRGDFSSIRRHGLIYDNMPNSQVSPSNDAYVPYIPQPSPLLPPQPYLHGISAHSASSSPAYQHYLKYEEARNPDGNNTKVSTPVIEANTETDKDDNKDSIPTVNLDDSQKSAAVTELPSVSEVNSESNNDLKTVEDS